In Triticum urartu cultivar G1812 chromosome 6, Tu2.1, whole genome shotgun sequence, the following proteins share a genomic window:
- the LOC125517309 gene encoding indole-2-monooxygenase-like — protein sequence MAQVLHSLHEHASPQVLVLIVCPLVLLLLIVRFATSTATTRRADKLLDRLPSPPYKLPLIGHLHLVGSLPHISLRNLAEKHGPDVMLLRLGAVPSLVVSSARAAMAVLRTHDHVFASRVQSAMTDILYYGSTDMGFSPYGDYWRQIRKITATHLLSSKKVGSYRLARENEVQDAMARIRTAAARSTAVDLSKLLSSFTTDIVCHAVSGKSFRGGGRNELFRELVETSSKLIGGFNLEDYFPKLARLDVVRRMVCARAERINKKWDDLLDEIIDDHAKNTMLDHEINQDRETDFIDVLLSIQQEYNLTRENVKAVLVDMFIGGTDTSFIVLDCAMAELIQNPEVMTKLQAEVRSIAEGKEMVTEEDLSGMIYLKGVIKETLRLHSPVPLFLPHLSTADCDIEGYTIPSGTRVIINGWALSRDPAYWESAEEFMPERFMENVGSTMIHDFKGSNFHYLPFGTGRRVCPGMNFGMATVEIMLANLMYHFNWDLPAGTVKINMTESFGVTMGRKENLILVPALAQKQV from the exons ATGGCTCAAGTTCTTCACAGCCTCCATGAGCATGCGTCTCCCCAAGTCCTTGTGCTCATCGTATGCCCTcttgtcctcctcctcctcatcgttcGGTTTGCCACATCCACGGCAACCACAAGGAGAGCAGACAAGCTGCTCGACAGACTCCCATCGCCTCCCTACAAGCTCCCTCTCATCGGCCACCTCCACCTCGTCGGCTCACTGCCCCACATTTCCCTCCGCAATCTCGCCGAGAAGCATGGCCCCGATGTCATGCTTCTACGCCTTGGCGCCGTCCCCAGCCTCGTTGTGTCGTCCGCTCGTGCAGCCATGGCAGTTCTTCGCACGCACGACCATGTGTTTGCGTCCCGGGTGCAGTCCGCCATGACTGACATCCTCTACTATGGATCAACTGATATGGGCTTCTCCCCATATGGGGATTACTGGCGCCAGATTAGAAAGATCACAGCAACACATCTTCTCAGTTCCAAGAAAGTTGGCTCCTACCGTCTCGCCCGTGAAAACGAG GTACAAGACGCTATGGCGAGGATCCGCACGGCAGCCGCCAGGAGCACTGCAGTGGACCTTAGTAAGCTGCTTAGCTCCTTCACCACTGATATTGTTTGCCATGCTGTGTCGGGCAAGTCCTTCAGAGGCGGCGGTCGAAACGAGTTGTTCCGCGAGCTGGTAGAGACTAGCTCGAAGCTCATAGGTGGGTTCAACCTGGAGGACTACTTCCCCAAGTTGGCAAGGCTGGACGTGGTAAGGAGGATGGTGTGTGCTAGGGCGGAGAGAATAAATAAGAAATGGGATGACTTGCTTGATGAGATCATCGACGACCACGCCAAGAACACGATGTTGGACCATGAAATCAACCAGGACAGAGAGACAGATTTCATCGATGTGTTGCTATCCATTCAACAAGAGTACAACCTCACGAGAGAAAACGTCAAGGCCGTGTTGGTG GACATGTTCATAGGTGGGACGGACACATCATTCATAGTGTTGGATTGTGCAATGGCTGAGCTAATCCAAAATCCAGAGGTGATGACCAAGCTCCAGGCTGAGGTGAGGAGCATAGCAGAGGGGAAGGAAATGGTTACAGAAGAGGATCTAAGTGGCATGATCTACCTCAAGGGTGTTATAAAAGAGACTCTCCGGCTACACAGTCCTGTGCCGCTCTTCTTGCCCCACCTCTCTACGGCCGACTGCGACATAGAGGGATACACCATACCATctggtacccgtgtgatcatcaaTGGGTGGGCTCTATCAAGGGACCCTGCCTACTGGGAGAGCGCAGAGGAGTTCATGCCCGAGCGCTTCATGGAAAATGTTGGAAGCACAATGATTCATGACTTCAAGGGAAGCAATTTTCATTATTTGCCTTTTGGGACTGGGCGAAGGGTGTGCCCAGGTATGAACTTCGGAATGGCCACTGTTGAGATAATGTTGGCAAACCTCATGTACCACTTCAACTGGGATCTACCTGCAGGAACAGTAAAAATCAATATGACAGAGTCCTTCGGCGTCACAATGGGTCGCAAGGAAAATCTCATTCTTGTCCCAGCACTTGCTCAAAAACAAGTTTAA